Proteins encoded together in one Terriglobus saanensis SP1PR4 window:
- a CDS encoding M14 family metallopeptidase, whose protein sequence is MKRAVSLLILLIGLGSSAAQQTVTSPEAAFGFKPGTDRKLADWKELTAYFKKLSTESDRIRSEEIGKTTEGRPFIAVTISSADNIAHLDKYKQIQARLADPRITTEEQAKELITQGKTVLVVTCNIHSTEIASSQSATEFAYRLATGNTLEIQSILNNVIIVLVPSLNPDGQQLVVDWYKKYLGTPYEGTNPVVLWAHYTGHDDNRDWSSFTQIETRLAVEKVINPWHPQILYDIHQMGSNGPRIYLPPWVDPIDPNVDPLLVSSMNALGTNTALDIAATGKQGVLVHGVYDFWSPLRDYIALHNGLRVLTESASVNIASPIDIPFERLDRGIGYDAKVAAWNFPDPWKGGHWTLGDIVAYQIDAFFSIASNAATYRERYLSNYYKIGEHAVHSKSGPYAYIIPAEQTDSATTTRLINTLRIADNEVEQATADFDVDGKHYTSGSYIVHLAQPYGAFAKTVLEIQKYPNIPEYPGGPLQRPYDVTAQTLPLLFGVTATPVEKEFSVPSRKVEVATVTPGRFEKTANAKGYLIDDETNSSLYALFVLLKDGVRAYRLTGPGTSPGTIYIPRQKGLDERLAALAEKFPIKIRPATSAPTGTALSVRLPRIALYQSWVASMDEGWTRWIFDQNNIPYTRVVDADIRKGDLDKRFDVIVLPDNAPRAITTGRFGGGEGAAPEPQAARAARRNGNLQSTATSETERGPQIPPEFRGGLGEAGIAGLKAFAEAGGTIVTLNRASQVYATKNPGAVTNALEGITNKDFYIPGSILEVTVDPSNPIAFGSTPTVPVFFELSPSFNLTNDARPVATYTRDNPLLSGWVLGGKYLKGTAAIAEEPVGKGRIVLFGFRPQYRAQSEVTYKFLFNSLLYSSSKSVSLAEVAGRKGGD, encoded by the coding sequence ATGAAACGAGCTGTATCCCTTCTTATTCTTCTGATCGGCTTAGGGTCTAGCGCGGCCCAGCAAACCGTCACTTCTCCGGAAGCTGCTTTTGGATTCAAGCCAGGTACAGACCGCAAACTCGCGGACTGGAAGGAGCTGACTGCATACTTCAAGAAGCTCAGCACAGAGTCCGACCGGATTCGCTCCGAGGAGATAGGCAAGACTACCGAGGGTCGCCCCTTCATCGCAGTTACCATCTCCTCGGCGGATAACATCGCCCATCTTGACAAGTACAAGCAGATTCAGGCTCGACTCGCCGACCCCCGCATCACGACGGAGGAGCAGGCAAAGGAGCTCATCACGCAGGGCAAGACGGTGCTAGTGGTTACATGCAACATCCACTCTACCGAGATTGCCAGCTCGCAAAGCGCAACCGAGTTCGCCTACCGGCTCGCCACCGGAAACACGCTGGAGATTCAGTCGATCCTTAACAACGTCATCATTGTGCTTGTTCCGTCCCTCAACCCCGATGGGCAGCAACTAGTGGTCGACTGGTATAAGAAGTACCTCGGTACGCCCTATGAAGGAACGAACCCTGTTGTATTGTGGGCGCACTATACGGGCCACGACGACAACCGCGACTGGAGTTCTTTCACGCAGATCGAAACGCGGTTAGCCGTTGAAAAGGTCATTAATCCCTGGCATCCGCAGATTCTTTACGATATCCACCAGATGGGCTCGAACGGTCCGCGCATCTATTTACCGCCGTGGGTCGATCCCATAGATCCAAACGTCGACCCGTTGCTCGTCTCTTCCATGAACGCTCTCGGAACTAATACAGCGTTGGACATTGCCGCCACCGGTAAGCAGGGTGTCCTAGTTCATGGCGTCTACGACTTCTGGTCGCCGCTGCGCGACTACATCGCTCTGCATAACGGCTTGCGAGTGCTCACCGAGTCCGCGAGCGTAAACATCGCGTCGCCGATCGATATCCCCTTCGAGCGACTTGACCGCGGTATCGGCTATGACGCAAAGGTCGCGGCCTGGAACTTCCCGGACCCTTGGAAGGGCGGGCACTGGACACTTGGCGACATCGTCGCATACCAGATAGACGCTTTCTTCTCGATCGCCAGCAACGCCGCGACTTATCGCGAGCGCTATCTCAGCAACTACTACAAGATCGGCGAACACGCCGTTCATTCCAAGTCCGGCCCCTATGCCTACATCATCCCTGCGGAGCAAACCGATTCCGCCACAACCACGCGCCTCATCAACACGCTTCGCATCGCCGATAACGAAGTCGAGCAAGCAACTGCCGACTTCGACGTGGATGGAAAGCACTACACCAGCGGCAGCTATATCGTTCACCTTGCCCAACCATATGGGGCCTTTGCCAAGACCGTCCTCGAGATTCAGAAGTATCCCAATATTCCCGAATACCCCGGTGGCCCACTCCAGCGTCCGTACGACGTGACCGCACAGACACTGCCGCTCTTATTCGGCGTAACTGCAACCCCCGTCGAGAAAGAGTTCTCCGTTCCATCGCGCAAAGTCGAGGTGGCTACGGTTACACCCGGCCGCTTTGAAAAAACAGCGAACGCAAAGGGCTATCTCATCGACGATGAGACAAACAGTAGCCTCTACGCGCTTTTCGTCTTGCTCAAGGATGGCGTGCGTGCCTATCGCCTTACCGGCCCAGGCACAAGCCCAGGGACCATCTACATTCCTCGTCAAAAAGGACTCGATGAGCGTTTGGCCGCACTCGCTGAAAAGTTTCCTATAAAGATCCGTCCTGCAACCAGCGCGCCTACAGGCACTGCCTTATCGGTTAGGCTGCCGCGCATTGCGCTTTATCAGAGCTGGGTTGCATCCATGGATGAAGGCTGGACCCGTTGGATCTTCGATCAGAACAACATCCCCTACACCCGTGTCGTCGACGCCGACATCCGCAAGGGAGATCTCGATAAGCGCTTCGATGTCATCGTGCTTCCCGATAACGCCCCCAGAGCTATCACTACTGGTCGGTTTGGCGGCGGAGAAGGCGCTGCCCCTGAGCCTCAAGCGGCGCGAGCAGCAAGGCGCAACGGCAACCTACAAAGTACCGCGACGTCTGAGACCGAGCGCGGTCCGCAGATACCTCCGGAGTTCCGTGGCGGGCTTGGCGAAGCAGGCATAGCCGGTCTTAAAGCATTTGCCGAAGCGGGCGGCACCATTGTGACATTGAACCGCGCATCACAGGTCTATGCTACAAAAAATCCCGGTGCGGTCACTAATGCTCTTGAAGGCATTACGAACAAAGACTTCTATATCCCGGGCTCTATTCTTGAAGTAACCGTCGACCCTTCCAACCCGATCGCCTTCGGCTCTACGCCAACGGTGCCAGTCTTCTTCGAGCTCAGCCCTAGTTTCAATCTTACGAATGACGCACGCCCTGTAGCCACATACACGCGCGACAACCCACTACTCAGTGGCTGGGTCCTCGGCGGAAAATATCTCAAGGGCACCGCAGCCATTGCGGAAGAGCCTGTTGGCAAAGGCCGTATCGTGCTCTTCGGATTTCGTCCACAGTACCGCGCGCAGTCTGAGGTCACTTACAAGTTCCTCTTCAACTCCTTGCTCTACTCCAGTTCGAAGAGTGTCTCGCTTGCAGAAGTCGCAGGTCGCAAAGGAGGTGACTAG
- the rbsK gene encoding ribokinase, which yields MKKKIVVVGSINLDLVAFVPRMPVSGETITGQSFATYPGGKGANQAVGAARLGGNVVMIGRVGEDLFATQLLDELSSAGVSRHCVESVPGPSGSAVVMVTPAGDNSIVVIPGANDSLQPADLDLYLDELRSASLILSQLEIPLPTVERLAELAREFGVPFMLDPAPARELPPTLLRNVTWLTPNESETQILLQGLRGNPNFEPAVAAQHLLDTGVRNVILKMGSRGVFLAGEAMETTYLPAFPVEVVDTTAAGDAFNGGFAYGLSDGMEPIEAARFANAVAAVSVSKTGAQPSMPKLADVNRMLVG from the coding sequence ATGAAGAAGAAAATTGTTGTCGTTGGCAGTATCAATCTCGATCTCGTGGCCTTCGTGCCGCGGATGCCTGTTTCGGGAGAGACCATCACGGGACAAAGTTTTGCCACATATCCTGGCGGTAAAGGAGCGAATCAGGCTGTCGGCGCCGCCAGGCTTGGTGGCAATGTGGTGATGATAGGCCGTGTTGGAGAAGATCTCTTTGCAACGCAACTTCTCGATGAGTTGAGCTCTGCCGGTGTTTCAAGGCACTGTGTTGAGAGCGTACCTGGTCCCTCTGGCTCCGCTGTAGTCATGGTCACCCCTGCTGGGGACAACTCGATCGTGGTCATTCCTGGTGCGAATGATTCACTGCAACCAGCCGATCTGGATCTCTACCTTGATGAGCTTCGGAGCGCTTCTCTCATCCTGTCGCAACTGGAGATACCGCTCCCTACGGTGGAACGACTCGCCGAATTGGCCAGGGAGTTTGGCGTTCCGTTCATGCTCGATCCTGCTCCAGCGCGCGAATTGCCGCCGACACTGTTGCGCAACGTGACTTGGCTTACACCGAATGAGAGTGAGACACAGATTCTGCTTCAGGGATTACGTGGGAATCCAAATTTTGAGCCAGCAGTTGCCGCACAACACCTTTTAGATACCGGCGTTCGGAACGTCATCTTGAAAATGGGATCTAGAGGCGTTTTTCTAGCTGGAGAGGCGATGGAAACGACGTACCTCCCAGCATTTCCTGTCGAGGTGGTGGATACCACGGCCGCAGGGGACGCCTTTAATGGTGGTTTTGCCTATGGTCTAAGTGACGGCATGGAACCGATCGAAGCGGCACGATTCGCGAATGCAGTAGCTGCAGTTTCAGTTTCAAAGACAGGAGCACAGCCTTCAATGCCTAAGCTCGCAGATGTCAACAGAATGCTGGTGGGATAA
- a CDS encoding TonB-dependent receptor produces the protein MAQFASGVEATVVDSTGAAVPGAELIFVNQGTQVAQRATADGQGYVHILQLGPGKYRAEVHASGFKTWQQKDVSIEGHDVRTIYPKLAIGEQSMTVDVTAQAEMVETTKGNIGRTLETETMKESAMVGQNVYASVATLAPGVTGLGDASGNISAAGSVGTNSFSAESGFQINAAGQRQETNEYQVDGTVVNGNSRDGVVNITPEPETIQEMKVTASTFSAEKGRQSGALIELFTKPGTNRFHGMISEFHTDKTLTSRTEFQKDVPKYNRNDFGGTVGGPVWKDKTFFFGSLFWLRSILGSTRIVNVETPAFTNYVTTNFPTTLGAQFLSKAPPKNAPTSNFLTVGQVKTAYGSSYAAPAIPNDLVAMGTATINVSPISNGFQGHLRLDHNMRQGNDKVFFSMFRNTTEGESADGRPVYSYINPNATLYAKFDYLHTFSSRLVNEIGVSLTRNTGNQPDKIPSLPNIYYIGGITDTFSQWGPSSWTQNNFIYQDNISYTRGKHSLHFGIDVDRQQDLDDFTNGLVRPFFYFLNVLDFAADHPFYQGGPVVDLATHTTAHNLYQRVMMLYLAPYVQEDWKITSRFTLNLGVRMDYFGRLSTVQNGRNNVAFFTPGAGATVADQIANGSMQTRNASGAATINAQYRFAPRIGFAWDVFGDGKTSAHGGYGLFSNKVGEYAYVNNMRTNPPGYANPALSIFNAGVTLANFSYGTSNSGAQGFAPPPGISYTADAHGGLVGTRTAVGGIDPNLRPPLVHSWALGVQRAIKGFVFEADYLGTSSTDLYLQTDVNRYAGDYIAHAGSSTRLNTSFNAVTYGNNAGIANSNLGAFGVSRSFSRGWTMHTTYTYGKSLDYTSSNDNGVGGGQAIFDAQHPERQYARSDYDTRHRLSADAVWNIPSAGNGLLHTVTSGFTLSPIVILQSGRPFNVYTSATYASGGDYNADGYGYDVPNAPTFGRSLNADRSAFLKGVFKASDFGKPAAGREGNLGRNVYNGPGFVSVNVAIQRAFNLRFLGDAGKLELRGEFLNAFNRVNLSQPTGDLTNSTFGQSTGQYMPRQIQLVGHIRF, from the coding sequence TTGGCACAGTTCGCCAGTGGCGTGGAAGCCACTGTCGTCGATTCCACGGGTGCGGCTGTTCCAGGAGCGGAGTTGATCTTCGTCAACCAGGGAACGCAAGTCGCCCAAAGGGCAACTGCCGATGGACAAGGCTACGTCCACATCCTCCAACTCGGCCCCGGCAAGTATCGTGCGGAGGTTCACGCAAGCGGCTTCAAAACCTGGCAGCAGAAAGACGTTTCCATTGAAGGCCACGACGTACGTACGATCTATCCGAAACTGGCGATCGGCGAGCAGAGCATGACGGTCGATGTGACTGCACAGGCTGAAATGGTCGAGACAACAAAGGGCAACATCGGCCGCACGCTTGAAACCGAGACGATGAAAGAGTCGGCCATGGTGGGGCAGAACGTTTATGCTTCTGTCGCCACACTGGCGCCCGGCGTAACGGGACTTGGAGACGCCTCCGGAAATATATCTGCCGCGGGCTCGGTTGGTACGAATAGCTTCAGCGCGGAATCTGGTTTCCAGATCAATGCGGCCGGACAGCGCCAGGAAACGAACGAATACCAGGTGGATGGTACGGTTGTGAATGGCAATTCGCGGGATGGCGTAGTCAACATCACTCCAGAACCCGAGACAATCCAGGAGATGAAGGTGACGGCTTCTACCTTCTCTGCGGAGAAGGGGCGCCAGAGTGGCGCGCTCATCGAGCTTTTTACCAAGCCTGGAACGAACCGCTTTCACGGCATGATTTCAGAGTTCCACACGGACAAGACGCTGACCTCTCGAACTGAATTTCAGAAAGACGTTCCGAAGTACAATCGAAATGATTTCGGTGGCACGGTTGGCGGACCTGTCTGGAAGGACAAGACGTTCTTCTTTGGATCGCTCTTTTGGCTTCGTTCGATTTTAGGCAGCACGCGCATTGTGAACGTAGAGACGCCAGCGTTCACTAATTACGTGACTACTAATTTTCCTACGACACTCGGTGCGCAGTTTTTGAGTAAAGCGCCTCCTAAGAATGCGCCAACCTCGAACTTCCTCACCGTTGGCCAGGTAAAGACCGCCTATGGAAGCAGCTACGCGGCACCGGCGATCCCGAACGATCTTGTTGCTATGGGCACTGCGACGATCAATGTTTCTCCGATCAGCAATGGCTTTCAGGGTCATCTTCGACTCGACCACAACATGCGCCAGGGCAATGACAAGGTCTTCTTCAGCATGTTTCGCAATACAACGGAAGGAGAGTCCGCGGATGGCCGTCCCGTTTATTCCTACATCAATCCCAATGCGACTCTCTATGCGAAGTTCGATTACCTGCACACATTCTCATCGCGGCTTGTGAATGAAATCGGTGTCAGCCTTACCCGCAACACAGGAAATCAACCAGATAAGATCCCATCGCTTCCAAACATTTATTACATTGGCGGCATTACGGACACCTTTTCACAGTGGGGCCCATCAAGCTGGACACAGAACAACTTTATCTACCAGGACAACATCTCCTACACGCGCGGAAAGCATAGCCTGCACTTTGGCATCGATGTGGACCGGCAGCAGGATCTGGATGACTTTACCAATGGACTTGTTCGACCCTTCTTCTATTTTCTGAATGTTCTGGATTTTGCGGCGGATCATCCTTTTTATCAAGGTGGCCCCGTTGTCGATCTGGCGACACATACGACGGCGCATAACCTTTACCAACGTGTGATGATGCTTTATCTTGCGCCCTACGTTCAAGAAGACTGGAAGATCACCTCTCGTTTCACTCTGAATCTGGGAGTGCGCATGGACTATTTTGGTCGTTTGTCGACCGTGCAGAATGGAAGGAACAACGTCGCCTTCTTTACGCCTGGAGCCGGAGCTACCGTCGCCGACCAGATCGCGAACGGAAGCATGCAGACGCGTAACGCTAGCGGCGCAGCAACGATCAATGCACAATACCGATTCGCACCCAGGATCGGATTCGCATGGGACGTCTTCGGAGATGGAAAGACCTCTGCCCATGGTGGCTATGGTCTTTTCAGCAATAAAGTGGGCGAGTATGCCTATGTGAATAACATGCGCACTAACCCTCCTGGGTATGCAAATCCGGCTCTGAGCATCTTTAATGCCGGGGTCACGCTCGCAAACTTCTCTTATGGCACAAGCAACTCAGGCGCGCAGGGCTTCGCTCCGCCACCCGGAATCAGCTATACCGCCGACGCCCATGGCGGCCTGGTAGGAACGCGCACTGCTGTCGGTGGTATCGATCCGAACCTGCGTCCTCCGCTGGTGCATAGTTGGGCACTTGGCGTGCAGCGTGCGATCAAAGGCTTTGTCTTTGAAGCCGATTATCTTGGCACGTCGAGTACCGATCTCTACCTGCAAACTGATGTAAATCGATATGCAGGAGACTACATTGCGCATGCAGGTAGCTCGACGCGACTCAACACCAGCTTCAATGCTGTGACGTATGGAAACAACGCAGGAATTGCAAACTCTAACCTTGGTGCATTTGGCGTTTCGCGAAGCTTCTCGCGGGGATGGACGATGCATACGACCTATACGTACGGAAAATCCCTTGACTACACCAGCAGCAACGACAATGGAGTGGGCGGAGGCCAAGCCATCTTCGATGCCCAGCATCCAGAGCGGCAGTATGCCCGATCCGATTACGACACGCGTCATCGGCTTTCCGCAGACGCCGTGTGGAACATTCCAAGTGCGGGCAATGGATTGCTTCACACGGTAACGAGCGGCTTCACTCTCTCTCCGATTGTGATTCTGCAATCTGGCAGACCGTTCAACGTCTATACGTCTGCAACCTATGCAAGTGGCGGCGACTATAACGCGGACGGCTACGGATATGACGTGCCGAATGCCCCAACTTTCGGCCGGTCCCTCAATGCAGATCGATCGGCTTTCCTGAAGGGCGTATTCAAAGCATCCGACTTCGGCAAGCCCGCGGCTGGTCGGGAAGGGAACCTCGGGCGCAATGTGTATAACGGACCGGGTTTCGTAAGTGTGAACGTGGCCATACAGCGTGCCTTTAACCTCAGGTTCCTGGGGGACGCAGGTAAATTGGAGTTGCGTGGAGAGTTCCTGAATGCCTTCAATCGAGTCAATCTCTCACAGCCTACCGGAGATCTCACAAACTCAACCTTTGGCCAGTCAACAGGCCAGTATATGCCACGTCAGATTCAGCTTGTAGGACACATCCGATTCTGA
- a CDS encoding TonB-dependent receptor translates to MFIALSLLLLVVSGTATPLCAQTSADGTIHGRVIDGSGAVLAGVSITAHSPAVGGTFKAVSDQEGNYRLTDLPQGTDYTVEAEAPGFEKFIRLGLIVRAGLNVAVDVPLKVGSEQQSVEVSGDAPLIDTQSAEQAVNLSGELLRNIPVTGRHDWSDSLQITPGIVSASSDAQGGQTYFLRGSENENHATLVDGMDIGSFVQNWPSNTISIANESLGDIQIKTGGNDASSPAAMGMVINLASPVGADQYHGSLLYLIGPASFNGNNVAGGNAAASASEQPDFSFGGPIVKQRAWFFASGRYIHRNDGISQTAAQDAYLREISSSFGTFPNESRGFVFLGNSSVQLGTRHRLTALVQYDSRKQDANYQWYTANIAHSQYGGGAYGLRLISQWTSRLTTRFLVSYNNKSVNSSLGAIGGVGSKPQEDIYLTYTSGGGKYTGQGASLATLNNLSSVSVNPADKPTLTGDVTYYVPKAWGTHELGAGFYLEPHELSKVTTYYANNGGIIQQDAALNNPNDPTQGYTIFHTQSVGGTTSFLSSYIGANDYAWYIQDRWHPIARLSITAGLRPDWISGRDEQFKVTTQHSWNYAPRVGVAYVLTKNQKNVVRASWTKITDITNASYLGTAATSTVATTDTYYNSNGTVYDTIVTPASTSSSLGKTFDPNRHQGYVREWLIGYRTQLPGGVVIDASYIDREYRDRPVQIDTNQVYTTTASGTVWSGLVNPALNNTYYVTNNKWNWFVYQGVEVTVSKQTKKLQLFSTYTYSPDHFGGTWQPNDPSAIIEPTKFANNAGLGSVRGNVTNDWTGDTRNRMWQRNQSRTGLTYRAPWGVRLSSTVTAQSGTPGGPVITTLTALGTPYVNQYGPSTLTINGRTVSNPLATPYRFKYTNRGVGQIWCPWLIQWNVLAGREFRITDSQKVEADFNLYNVTNNGSGQQFVNGNNASSATFGSLQNIQQPRSAQISLRYHF, encoded by the coding sequence ATGTTCATAGCTCTCTCGCTTCTTCTGCTCGTTGTCTCGGGAACTGCAACGCCACTTTGTGCACAAACATCCGCCGATGGCACAATCCATGGTCGTGTCATCGACGGTTCGGGTGCGGTGCTCGCCGGGGTTAGCATTACGGCGCATAGCCCAGCCGTTGGTGGAACATTCAAAGCTGTCAGCGACCAGGAGGGTAATTACCGCCTGACCGATCTGCCGCAGGGCACGGATTACACGGTCGAAGCCGAGGCTCCGGGCTTCGAGAAGTTCATCCGTCTGGGCTTGATCGTCCGCGCGGGTTTGAATGTTGCGGTCGACGTTCCTTTGAAAGTCGGCTCCGAGCAGCAGTCCGTTGAAGTCTCGGGTGATGCGCCTTTGATAGATACGCAAAGCGCTGAGCAGGCGGTCAATCTTAGTGGAGAACTGTTGCGCAACATCCCGGTCACGGGCCGTCACGACTGGTCGGACTCCCTGCAGATTACACCGGGCATCGTCAGTGCTTCGAGCGACGCGCAAGGCGGCCAGACTTATTTTCTCCGCGGCTCCGAGAACGAAAACCATGCCACACTCGTCGATGGCATGGACATCGGGAGCTTCGTGCAGAACTGGCCATCCAATACCATCAGCATCGCCAACGAATCTCTCGGCGACATCCAGATCAAGACAGGCGGCAACGATGCTTCGTCGCCAGCCGCGATGGGCATGGTCATCAATCTGGCGAGCCCTGTCGGTGCGGACCAGTATCATGGCTCTCTTCTCTATCTCATAGGCCCGGCGTCATTCAATGGAAACAACGTAGCCGGCGGCAATGCAGCCGCTTCTGCTTCGGAACAGCCCGACTTCTCATTTGGCGGTCCCATCGTCAAGCAGCGCGCGTGGTTCTTTGCTTCTGGACGGTACATTCATCGCAACGACGGGATCAGTCAGACAGCTGCGCAGGACGCGTATCTCCGAGAGATCTCTTCCAGCTTCGGTACGTTCCCAAATGAGTCTCGTGGATTTGTGTTCCTCGGCAACAGTTCAGTGCAACTCGGCACTCGGCACAGGCTGACTGCGCTTGTTCAGTACGATAGCCGCAAGCAGGATGCGAACTATCAGTGGTACACCGCAAACATCGCTCACAGCCAATACGGTGGGGGTGCCTACGGGCTTCGTCTCATCTCGCAATGGACGTCACGTCTGACGACTCGTTTCCTCGTTTCTTACAACAATAAGAGTGTGAACAGCAGCCTCGGCGCCATCGGCGGTGTAGGCAGCAAGCCCCAGGAGGATATCTATCTCACTTATACCTCCGGAGGTGGAAAATATACGGGTCAGGGCGCTTCGCTCGCCACGCTGAATAATCTATCTTCGGTGTCGGTGAATCCGGCCGACAAGCCGACTCTGACAGGCGACGTCACCTACTATGTTCCCAAGGCGTGGGGGACCCATGAACTCGGTGCAGGCTTTTATTTGGAACCGCATGAGCTAAGTAAAGTCACGACCTACTATGCCAATAACGGCGGCATTATTCAGCAGGATGCCGCTCTCAACAATCCCAACGATCCTACGCAGGGCTACACAATCTTCCACACACAGTCGGTTGGCGGTACGACGAGTTTCCTCAGCAGCTACATTGGCGCCAATGACTACGCATGGTACATTCAGGACCGTTGGCATCCCATCGCGCGGCTCTCGATCACGGCAGGGCTTCGTCCTGACTGGATATCCGGACGCGATGAGCAGTTCAAGGTCACAACCCAGCACTCCTGGAATTACGCTCCGCGTGTAGGAGTCGCCTATGTTCTTACAAAGAATCAGAAGAACGTAGTTCGTGCGAGCTGGACTAAGATCACGGACATCACCAATGCCAGCTACTTGGGGACCGCCGCAACAAGCACGGTAGCTACAACGGATACCTACTACAACTCGAACGGAACAGTCTACGACACAATCGTCACGCCAGCCAGCACCTCGAGTTCACTCGGAAAAACCTTCGATCCGAACCGCCATCAAGGTTACGTGCGCGAGTGGCTGATTGGTTACAGGACGCAGTTGCCGGGTGGGGTCGTCATTGACGCGAGCTACATTGATAGAGAGTACAGAGATCGTCCTGTCCAGATCGATACAAACCAGGTCTACACTACGACCGCGAGCGGGACAGTCTGGAGCGGTCTCGTCAATCCCGCGCTCAACAATACGTACTACGTCACAAATAACAAATGGAACTGGTTCGTCTACCAGGGAGTCGAGGTCACTGTGAGCAAGCAGACAAAGAAGCTACAGCTCTTCAGCACCTATACTTATTCTCCCGATCACTTTGGCGGCACATGGCAGCCCAACGATCCTAGTGCAATTATTGAGCCGACAAAGTTCGCAAACAATGCCGGACTCGGTTCCGTCCGCGGCAATGTGACCAACGACTGGACCGGCGATACACGCAACCGCATGTGGCAGCGCAATCAATCGCGCACCGGTTTGACCTACCGTGCCCCGTGGGGAGTTCGACTATCAAGTACTGTGACGGCGCAGTCAGGTACACCAGGTGGACCTGTCATTACAACATTGACAGCCCTTGGCACTCCTTATGTAAATCAGTACGGTCCATCGACACTCACCATTAATGGTCGTACAGTCTCGAATCCGCTGGCGACACCGTACCGGTTCAAGTATACGAACCGCGGTGTTGGACAGATCTGGTGCCCCTGGCTTATCCAGTGGAATGTTCTGGCAGGCCGTGAGTTCAGAATTACGGACAGTCAGAAAGTGGAAGCCGATTTTAATCTTTATAACGTTACGAATAATGGGTCCGGACAGCAGTTTGTAAATGGCAATAATGCTTCCTCTGCCACGTTCGGTTCACTACAGAACATTCAACAGCCGCGCTCGGCGCAGATCAGCCTGCGCTATCACTTCTAA
- a CDS encoding membrane protein produces MYQPEAYWIALLLMIASMLCWGSWANTRKLTMGYAFSLFYWDYVIGIVLGSLVWGFTLGSIYGGPASFLQNLRSADHSHVLFAILGGVIFNIANLLLVAAIDIAGMAVAFPVGIGLALIVGVVLNYLIQPTSNPLLIFGGVALVAVAIVLDALAYKRREAGKAISKRGVVLSVVSGVLMGSFYPFVARSSIGTGSLGPYAVAFVFAVGVALCSLPLNAWLMKHSLTGESAVAFSEYRVACKSWHFWGMVGGLVWCTGAVASFVAARAGAVGPAVSYAIGQGATMISAFWGVVIWKEFASAPATSKRLIPWMFFFFLTGLGAIAVAPLIPR; encoded by the coding sequence TTGTATCAACCAGAAGCGTATTGGATCGCTCTACTGCTCATGATTGCCAGCATGCTGTGCTGGGGATCCTGGGCAAATACGCGCAAGCTCACCATGGGCTATGCGTTCTCGCTTTTCTATTGGGATTACGTGATTGGCATCGTACTCGGTAGCCTTGTCTGGGGCTTCACACTCGGCAGCATATACGGTGGGCCGGCGTCGTTCCTGCAGAACCTGCGCTCAGCCGACCATTCTCACGTTCTGTTCGCAATTCTAGGTGGAGTGATTTTCAACATCGCGAACCTCCTCTTAGTAGCCGCCATTGACATCGCAGGAATGGCCGTCGCGTTTCCGGTTGGTATCGGCCTCGCACTCATTGTGGGTGTTGTGTTGAATTACCTCATTCAACCTACAAGCAATCCGCTTCTGATCTTTGGCGGAGTTGCTTTGGTTGCGGTTGCAATTGTGCTGGATGCTCTCGCCTATAAAAGGCGTGAAGCGGGCAAGGCAATTAGTAAGCGAGGCGTGGTTTTGAGTGTGGTGAGTGGCGTATTGATGGGAAGCTTCTATCCCTTCGTGGCACGCTCGAGCATCGGGACAGGCTCTCTTGGGCCCTATGCGGTCGCATTTGTTTTCGCCGTCGGTGTTGCTCTCTGTTCTCTGCCACTCAATGCGTGGCTCATGAAGCACTCGCTCACAGGGGAGAGTGCTGTTGCATTTTCCGAATATCGAGTTGCGTGCAAGTCGTGGCACTTCTGGGGAATGGTTGGCGGTTTGGTATGGTGCACCGGCGCAGTGGCCAGCTTTGTAGCAGCACGCGCGGGTGCCGTTGGACCAGCCGTTTCTTACGCTATCGGACAGGGCGCAACGATGATCTCTGCCTTTTGGGGTGTTGTGATCTGGAAAGAGTTTGCCTCGGCTCCTGCCACTTCAAAGCGACTTATTCCCTGGATGTTTTTCTTCTTTCTAACGGGACTCGGCGCAATTGCCGTTGCTCCTCTCATCCCCCGCTAG